From a single Vibrio toranzoniae genomic region:
- the menH gene encoding 2-succinyl-6-hydroxy-2,4-cyclohexadiene-1-carboxylate synthase: MLYSNYFPASNVSSDKPLLVFLHGLLGSGDDWSACHPFLEDFSRLCIDLPGHGQSCFIDPVGFDHCCNKIVQCITSQLALNNLPADYPIVIIGYSMGGRLAMYGVTSPCFETLNLEKVIIEGGNFGLECDEERAQRLVHDTQWAVRFAQQSIEDVVDDWYQQSVFSSLNHEQRQTLVIKRSGNLGVSVANMLLSTSLAKQPDLRATLKSHEHLLHYVCGEKDRKFMELAENSGFEYSQVDYAGHNVHFEQPELFSNLIIQCIASCR, translated from the coding sequence ATGCTTTACTCCAATTATTTCCCAGCTTCAAATGTATCTTCTGACAAACCTTTGCTTGTTTTTTTACATGGTTTACTCGGAAGCGGGGATGATTGGAGTGCATGTCATCCATTCCTCGAGGATTTCTCTCGTCTTTGCATAGATTTACCCGGACACGGACAAAGTTGTTTTATCGATCCGGTAGGGTTTGATCATTGCTGCAATAAAATTGTTCAGTGCATTACTTCTCAATTGGCACTCAACAATCTGCCGGCGGACTATCCTATCGTGATTATTGGTTACTCAATGGGTGGAAGGCTCGCGATGTACGGTGTGACAAGCCCTTGTTTTGAGACGCTTAACCTAGAGAAAGTGATTATTGAAGGCGGCAATTTTGGCTTAGAGTGTGATGAAGAAAGAGCGCAAAGGTTAGTACATGATACGCAGTGGGCGGTTCGCTTTGCACAGCAGTCGATTGAAGATGTTGTAGACGATTGGTATCAACAAAGCGTCTTTTCTTCACTAAATCATGAGCAAAGACAAACTTTGGTCATAAAGCGTAGTGGTAACCTTGGAGTATCCGTAGCAAATATGTTGTTATCTACTTCGTTAGCTAAGCAACCGGATTTACGTGCCACACTGAAATCTCATGAGCATTTATTGCATTATGTGTGCGGTGAAAAAGATCGTAAATTCATGGAGCTAGCTGAGAATAGTGGCTTTGAATATAGTCAAGTGGATTACGCTGGTCATAATGTTCATTTCGAGCAACCAGAGCTGTTTTCAAACTTGATCATCCAATGTATCGCCAGTTGTCGTTAA
- a CDS encoding Tim44 domain-containing protein, with amino-acid sequence MKRFFSLVAILLVTVAVTPIAEAKKFGGGKSFGKSFKTAPAPKQQNTNSIRQDQTGKKAAANSSKKGLMGGLLGGLLAGGLLAAFFGGAFEGIQFMDILIMGLIAFLAFKFLRGMLGAKQGSMNQQNARGQQPAFGGMNQNKFEQSKQQPNVHNFEQAQPQSQGTAGGFGFGAQSDVPHNYPPGFDQAAFINGSREHYRTLQGAWNHNELNTIEEYVSPSLFEDLKAERNKLDGDQHTDVMYVDAEIVRADHDGSKAQLSLQFSGRYRDTADGIEEDITDIWHLERDLTTNNAPWLIVGIQG; translated from the coding sequence ATGAAACGATTTTTCTCACTAGTCGCGATCCTGTTGGTAACAGTCGCGGTGACGCCAATCGCAGAAGCGAAAAAGTTTGGTGGTGGTAAGTCATTTGGCAAAAGCTTTAAAACGGCTCCAGCACCAAAACAACAAAACACGAATTCGATCCGACAAGATCAAACCGGTAAGAAAGCAGCAGCTAACTCTAGCAAGAAAGGCCTTATGGGCGGTCTGCTAGGTGGTTTACTTGCTGGTGGTCTTTTAGCGGCATTCTTTGGTGGCGCCTTTGAAGGTATCCAGTTTATGGATATTCTGATCATGGGTCTGATTGCTTTCCTAGCGTTTAAGTTCCTACGCGGAATGCTGGGTGCGAAGCAGGGCTCAATGAATCAGCAGAATGCACGTGGTCAACAGCCTGCATTCGGCGGTATGAATCAGAACAAGTTTGAGCAATCAAAGCAACAACCAAATGTTCATAACTTCGAGCAAGCACAACCTCAATCACAAGGCACTGCTGGTGGCTTCGGTTTTGGTGCACAAAGCGATGTACCACATAACTACCCACCGGGCTTTGATCAAGCGGCCTTCATCAATGGCTCTCGTGAACACTACCGTACACTGCAAGGTGCATGGAACCACAACGAGCTAAACACGATTGAAGAGTACGTGTCTCCAAGCCTGTTTGAAGACCTAAAAGCTGAGCGTAATAAGCTAGACGGTGATCAGCACACAGACGTAATGTACGTTGATGCTGAAATCGTTCGAGCTGACCACGACGGTAGCAAAGCACAACTAAGCCTACAGTTTAGTGGTCGTTACCGCGATACCGCGGATGGCATCGAAGAAGATATCACTGATATCTGGCACTTAGAGCGCGATCTAACCACTAACAATGCGCCTTGGCTAATTGTTGGTATTCAAGGTTAA
- a CDS encoding MFS transporter, with protein MNNSSQSSLLTQKRFLPYFITQFLGAFNDNIFKNVLLLFVAFASVDTLPISSNLFINLAAGLFILPFFLFSALAGVLADKYEKSWFIRKIKLIEVVIMSLGAIGFIYESYGILLLLLFLMGTQSAFFGPVKYALLPQQLKTKELVSGNALVETGTFLAILIGTLGAGIIASEESAKLIAAISIILFAILGYVSSCFIPEAPSNAPNLEVNWQPVKLTRSTLAIAKKDRPTFQALMSISWFWFLGAAYLTQFPNFTRLHLNGTESSVAFLLALFSVGIAIGSLTCDKLSNHRIEIGIVPIGSMGISIFGLLMAISIPESLPDFSSFHQFVTHSELWPLFAYLLLLGISGGIFIVPLYSLMQLRAKPDERAQVIAGLNIYNSLFMVGSAVLGIVCLSVLELSIPQLFILLAVGNTLVMFYLFHQVPIYAFRFFTWVVTHTMYRVKHKNLHHLPEKGGALIVCNHVSYMDALLLSAVCPRLIRFVMEEDYTKLPPIRRFLKRAGVIPISATNRSSIRNAFKEVERALHEGHIVCIFPEGKLTSDGEVAEFMRGMELIIKRSPVPVIPMALKGLWGSYFSRYKGRACKGLPTRFWTKLEIEAGEPISPKEASCETLRQSVSDLRGSLR; from the coding sequence ATGAACAACAGCAGCCAATCTTCGCTGTTAACGCAAAAAAGGTTCCTACCCTACTTTATTACCCAATTTTTGGGGGCCTTTAATGACAACATATTCAAAAATGTTCTGTTGCTGTTTGTTGCTTTCGCAAGCGTAGACACGCTGCCTATCTCCAGTAATTTATTCATAAATTTGGCCGCTGGTCTATTTATTCTGCCCTTCTTCCTATTTTCGGCTTTGGCTGGCGTACTGGCTGATAAATATGAAAAGTCTTGGTTTATTCGTAAGATTAAGCTCATTGAAGTGGTTATTATGTCACTGGGTGCTATCGGTTTTATCTACGAAAGCTACGGAATATTACTTCTGCTTCTGTTTCTAATGGGAACACAAAGTGCCTTCTTTGGCCCGGTTAAATATGCGCTATTGCCACAACAATTAAAAACGAAAGAGCTTGTTTCTGGAAATGCCTTAGTTGAGACAGGCACATTCCTAGCGATCCTGATTGGCACTCTCGGTGCCGGTATTATTGCTTCAGAAGAAAGCGCTAAGCTGATCGCCGCTATCAGTATCATTTTATTCGCGATTCTCGGATATGTCTCAAGCTGTTTTATTCCTGAAGCACCAAGCAACGCCCCAAATCTAGAAGTAAATTGGCAGCCCGTTAAGCTGACCCGCAGCACACTGGCGATTGCGAAGAAAGACCGACCTACTTTCCAAGCGCTGATGTCTATCAGCTGGTTTTGGTTCCTTGGTGCAGCTTACCTGACTCAGTTTCCAAACTTCACGAGGCTTCATCTAAACGGTACAGAGAGTTCGGTCGCATTTTTGCTAGCGTTATTCTCTGTCGGAATTGCCATTGGCTCGTTGACGTGTGACAAACTATCCAATCACAGAATTGAAATCGGTATCGTACCCATTGGTAGTATGGGAATATCCATATTTGGCCTATTGATGGCGATATCAATTCCTGAGTCGTTGCCTGATTTCAGCTCGTTTCACCAATTTGTCACCCACTCAGAACTTTGGCCACTGTTTGCTTACTTGCTACTGCTTGGGATATCTGGCGGTATCTTTATTGTCCCTCTGTACTCCTTGATGCAGTTACGAGCAAAGCCAGACGAGCGAGCGCAAGTCATTGCCGGCCTCAACATCTACAACTCACTGTTCATGGTAGGAAGTGCGGTTTTAGGTATTGTTTGCCTCAGCGTTCTAGAGCTTTCAATTCCACAGCTGTTTATCTTGCTCGCGGTGGGCAACACCTTGGTGATGTTCTACCTGTTCCATCAGGTGCCTATCTATGCGTTCCGTTTTTTCACTTGGGTGGTGACTCACACCATGTACCGAGTTAAACATAAAAACTTACATCACCTGCCAGAAAAAGGCGGCGCGCTAATCGTCTGCAATCATGTGAGTTATATGGATGCTTTGCTGCTGAGCGCGGTTTGCCCTCGCTTGATCCGTTTTGTGATGGAAGAGGATTACACCAAGTTGCCGCCAATTCGGCGCTTCTTGAAAAGAGCAGGGGTTATTCCAATCTCCGCCACCAACCGCAGTTCGATTCGAAACGCTTTCAAAGAAGTAGAACGTGCCCTGCATGAAGGCCACATTGTATGTATTTTCCCAGAAGGAAAGCTAACCTCTGATGGCGAAGTGGCTGAGTTCATGCGTGGTATGGAGCTGATTATCAAACGCTCCCCAGTCCCTGTAATTCCAATGGCTTTAAAAGGATTATGGGGCAGTTACTTTAGCCGTTACAAAGGCCGCGCCTGTAAAGGATTACCAACTCGTTTCTGGACTAAGTTAGAGATAGAAGCTGGTGAGCCTATTTCACCTAAAGAAGCGTCTTGTGAAACTCTTCGACAGTCAGTCTCTGATCTTCGTGGATCGCTGCGTTAA
- a CDS encoding YeiH family protein yields MNLKKSVPFYLAALFCLTPWVSSPTALVIGFLLASLGLVPEHLEVGKLTKKLLAYSIVGLGFGIQFEKALAVTGDGIGLIIATIIGTLVIGWFLAKRMGLDRTTGYLISSGTAICGGSAIAAVAPAIKADDEQIGLALATVFVLNSVALFLFPMIGHALELSQQTFGTWAAIAIHDTSSVVGAASAYGEEALTTATTLKLARALWIIPIALVSAMIFKNGQKKITIPYFIFFYCAAIAVSDLLPQFEMAYQSIFDVSKRALVVCLFLIGCGISVEKLKAAGPKPLMFGITMWVMISTGSLAWLTLA; encoded by the coding sequence ATGAACCTAAAAAAGTCCGTTCCATTTTATCTTGCTGCACTGTTTTGCTTAACGCCTTGGGTTAGCTCACCGACTGCGCTCGTTATCGGTTTTCTGCTGGCAAGTTTAGGTTTGGTGCCAGAACACTTGGAAGTAGGCAAACTAACGAAGAAGTTACTGGCCTACTCGATTGTGGGGTTAGGTTTTGGTATTCAGTTTGAGAAAGCATTGGCGGTGACAGGCGACGGTATTGGGTTAATTATCGCCACCATCATCGGCACATTGGTTATAGGTTGGTTCTTAGCGAAACGCATGGGGTTAGATCGCACCACGGGCTATCTTATTTCTTCTGGTACCGCGATTTGTGGTGGTAGTGCCATTGCCGCTGTAGCACCAGCAATTAAAGCCGACGATGAACAGATTGGTTTAGCGTTAGCCACAGTATTCGTACTGAACTCGGTCGCTCTATTCTTGTTCCCAATGATTGGCCACGCGCTTGAGTTAAGCCAACAGACTTTCGGTACATGGGCTGCAATAGCGATCCATGATACCTCTTCGGTTGTCGGTGCTGCATCTGCGTATGGTGAGGAAGCGCTCACCACAGCAACAACATTAAAACTAGCTCGCGCGCTTTGGATCATCCCAATCGCATTAGTAAGTGCAATGATCTTCAAAAATGGCCAAAAGAAGATTACGATTCCGTACTTTATTTTCTTCTATTGTGCCGCTATCGCTGTAAGTGACTTATTGCCACAATTTGAGATGGCCTACCAAAGTATCTTTGACGTGTCTAAGCGCGCTCTAGTGGTGTGTCTTTTCTTGATAGGTTGTGGGATTTCAGTTGAGAAGCTTAAAGCAGCAGGGCCAAAGCCTCTGATGTTTGGTATTACTATGTGGGTGATGATTTCGACAGGCTCATTAGCGTGGTTAACTCTCGCCTAA
- the menC gene encoding o-succinylbenzoate synthase yields the protein MNSVNSHRHAKLYRYQLPMDSGVVLRDNKLNERVGYIIQLECDGKTGFGEVAPLPGFSQEDAEQAGIQLQHELELWNHNNPQTPFDQLYPSVAFGFSMAMMELRGELNAEGNYQAAPLCTGDPDELIPVLNEMKGEKVAKVKVGLYEAIRDGMLVSLFLESIPDLTLRLDANRAWKPEKAKQFIKYIAPSLRQRISFIEEPCQKPEDSLAFAIDHGVAIAWDETLQEAVRSPEFDLSDLTGVKAVVIKPTLIGSVERCVAIIERAQQLGIKPVLSSSIESSLGLTQIARLAQQYLPDEVPGLDTIGLYQQQLAVSWPGCQLPVSTLEQQQLIWSS from the coding sequence ATGAACTCAGTGAATTCTCATCGCCACGCTAAACTCTACCGTTATCAATTACCTATGGATAGTGGAGTGGTGCTGCGTGACAATAAGTTGAACGAACGCGTTGGCTATATCATCCAGCTTGAGTGTGATGGTAAGACAGGTTTTGGTGAGGTCGCACCTTTGCCGGGCTTTAGTCAAGAAGATGCCGAACAAGCTGGTATTCAACTGCAACATGAATTAGAGCTTTGGAACCACAATAATCCTCAAACGCCATTTGATCAGTTATACCCTTCTGTCGCGTTTGGCTTTTCGATGGCGATGATGGAATTACGCGGCGAACTCAACGCTGAAGGGAACTACCAAGCCGCGCCATTGTGTACTGGTGACCCTGACGAGTTGATCCCTGTGCTCAATGAGATGAAAGGCGAGAAGGTTGCTAAGGTAAAGGTCGGTCTTTATGAAGCGATCCGTGATGGCATGTTGGTGAGTTTATTCCTTGAATCGATTCCTGATTTAACGCTAAGATTAGATGCTAACCGCGCGTGGAAGCCGGAAAAAGCTAAGCAGTTCATCAAGTACATTGCGCCTTCATTGCGTCAACGTATCAGCTTTATTGAAGAGCCTTGTCAAAAGCCAGAAGACAGCTTGGCATTTGCCATCGACCATGGCGTTGCGATTGCGTGGGATGAAACCCTGCAAGAAGCGGTAAGAAGCCCTGAGTTTGATCTCAGCGATCTGACTGGTGTTAAAGCGGTTGTGATTAAACCAACCTTGATTGGCTCGGTAGAGCGTTGTGTTGCTATCATTGAACGCGCGCAGCAACTTGGTATCAAACCCGTCCTAAGTTCAAGCATAGAGTCTAGCCTTGGCTTAACTCAGATAGCGCGATTGGCACAACAGTACTTACCTGATGAAGTGCCGGGGCTTGATACAATTGGCTTGTATCAACAACAGTTAGCTGTCTCTTGGCCGGGTTGTCAGCTTCCGGTCTCAACGCTTGAGCAACAACAATTGATTTGGTCTTCTTAG
- the menB gene encoding 1,4-dihydroxy-2-naphthoyl-CoA synthase, whose protein sequence is MAKTVGITEEELYAAVNWRDESNQFEDIQYHKSDDGIAKITIARPQVHNAFRPQTVKEMINALADARYDEKVGVIILTGLGEKAFCSGGDQSIRGDYGGYQDDSGTHHLNVLDFQRQIRTCPKPVIAAVSGWAVGGGHVLHMMADLTIAAENAQFGQTGPKVGSFDGGWGASYMARIVGQKKAREIWFLCRFYDAQEALDMGLVNTVVPVADLEKETVRWCREVLQHSPMALRCLKAALNADCDGQAGLQELAGNATMMFYMTEEGQEGRNAFNEKRRPDFDKFPRNP, encoded by the coding sequence ATGGCTAAAACAGTAGGCATCACAGAAGAAGAACTTTATGCAGCCGTTAACTGGCGCGATGAAAGCAATCAATTCGAAGATATTCAGTACCATAAGTCTGACGATGGTATTGCAAAAATCACGATCGCGCGTCCTCAAGTACACAATGCGTTCCGTCCACAAACCGTAAAAGAGATGATCAATGCACTGGCTGATGCTCGTTATGACGAGAAAGTTGGCGTGATCATTTTGACGGGTCTTGGTGAGAAGGCATTCTGTTCTGGCGGTGACCAAAGTATCCGTGGTGACTACGGCGGCTATCAAGATGATTCAGGTACACACCACTTGAACGTGCTTGATTTCCAACGTCAAATTCGTACTTGTCCAAAACCAGTTATCGCAGCGGTATCTGGCTGGGCTGTAGGTGGCGGCCATGTTCTTCACATGATGGCAGACCTTACTATTGCTGCTGAAAATGCACAATTTGGTCAGACGGGGCCTAAAGTGGGTTCATTCGATGGCGGCTGGGGTGCTTCTTACATGGCACGTATTGTTGGCCAGAAGAAAGCGCGTGAAATTTGGTTCCTATGCCGTTTCTATGATGCTCAAGAAGCACTGGACATGGGCCTTGTAAATACGGTTGTTCCTGTCGCTGACCTAGAAAAAGAAACCGTTCGTTGGTGTCGTGAAGTGCTGCAGCACAGCCCAATGGCTCTGCGTTGCTTGAAAGCCGCTCTTAATGCTGACTGTGATGGTCAAGCGGGTCTGCAAGAGCTCGCTGGTAACGCAACCATGATGTTCTACATGACAGAGGAAGGCCAAGAAGGCCGTAATGCATTTAATGAGAAACGTCGACCTGATTTCGACAAATTCCCGCGTAACCCATAA
- a CDS encoding TetR/AcrR family transcriptional regulator, whose translation MARRNDHTREQLVQLTLKTVTNFLDQHSYHELSLRKIANMIGYVPSTLVNVFGNYNLLLLHVVAQTLDELTSESATAVEQSSNPQQALFNLAYCYHDFAQRHPHRWQLIFEHNMNGENLPEWQSNRIDKMIGMLEQLLVAIAPEHTESEVVKASRVLWSGVHGITLLSVDDKFFASEPIDGKELIDNLVSNYLTNW comes from the coding sequence ATGGCACGAAGAAACGATCATACTCGAGAGCAATTAGTTCAGCTGACCTTAAAGACAGTGACAAACTTTTTAGATCAGCACTCTTATCACGAGTTAAGTCTACGTAAAATTGCCAATATGATTGGTTACGTCCCTAGCACATTGGTGAATGTATTTGGGAACTACAATCTACTACTTTTGCACGTTGTTGCCCAAACATTAGATGAACTGACGTCTGAATCAGCGACCGCTGTCGAACAATCGAGCAATCCTCAACAAGCTCTATTCAATCTTGCCTACTGCTACCACGATTTTGCACAAAGACACCCTCACCGTTGGCAGCTTATTTTTGAGCACAACATGAACGGTGAAAACCTTCCTGAATGGCAGTCGAACCGCATCGATAAAATGATAGGTATGCTTGAGCAACTTCTAGTCGCCATTGCTCCTGAACACACGGAAAGTGAAGTGGTTAAAGCCAGCCGAGTATTATGGTCAGGTGTGCATGGTATTACTTTATTAAGTGTCGACGATAAATTTTTCGCATCAGAACCTATTGATGGTAAAGAGTTGATCGATAACCTAGTCTCAAACTACTTAACTAACTGGTAA
- the menE gene encoding o-succinylbenzoate--CoA ligase, whose translation MMRPQSIHHPLWVQWAQQNPHQTALVIPNRAYTWLQVSVLVSDYQQRLSEQGLSQGDVLTIVGKNQAEVIPVYLAALNLGVLCAFTMPQPAASLMQKLESLYSPSDRRYLWLLESGGLNQSDVAEPNTQLLVLPCLNELYVDDKLIATSDSSRFNPHNLASIVFTSGSTGNPKAVAHTFEQHLCSAVGLLDEFQFKGTDTWLLSLPMYHVSGLAIVHRWLAAGGCIKIGSGQLETDIEECSHASLVATQLHRLLKSKQVLTLTHVLLGGSHIPEELALQAQQMGIETWLGYGMTEAASTVTAKPVDASSTSGFVLNHRQLKIENQRIYIGGDTLASGYYHQGKLTPLVDESGWFDSKDLGQWDGEQVSIIGRADNQFISGGENIHCEEIERALNQLAEVKQAFVVPVEDGEFGFRPIAIVDCDELPTRDWFAEQLQKSLERFKFPIEYYQMPEQEQQGIKVSRSGLASWLFQHRKSK comes from the coding sequence ATGATGCGCCCACAATCTATTCATCACCCGCTCTGGGTACAGTGGGCGCAGCAGAACCCACATCAAACTGCGTTAGTGATTCCTAATCGCGCTTACACTTGGCTGCAAGTCTCAGTGTTAGTGAGTGATTACCAACAACGGCTATCCGAACAAGGCCTCTCTCAAGGCGATGTGTTGACCATTGTTGGTAAGAATCAAGCTGAAGTGATCCCCGTTTATCTTGCGGCGCTTAATTTGGGTGTGCTTTGTGCGTTTACGATGCCTCAGCCTGCCGCTAGTTTAATGCAAAAGCTTGAATCGCTGTATAGTCCATCGGATAGACGTTATCTATGGTTGTTGGAGAGCGGTGGTTTAAATCAATCAGACGTTGCTGAACCAAACACTCAGTTACTTGTATTACCTTGTTTGAATGAGCTGTATGTCGATGACAAGCTAATCGCTACTTCTGATTCTTCTCGTTTTAATCCTCACAACCTCGCAAGCATCGTATTTACTTCTGGCTCTACTGGAAATCCAAAAGCAGTGGCACATACATTTGAGCAACATCTATGTTCTGCTGTCGGCTTACTGGATGAATTTCAATTTAAAGGCACGGATACTTGGTTGCTTAGCTTACCTATGTACCATGTGTCAGGGTTGGCAATTGTTCATCGTTGGTTGGCGGCTGGTGGGTGCATAAAAATAGGCTCAGGTCAGCTTGAAACCGATATAGAAGAATGCAGTCACGCTTCATTAGTCGCTACTCAACTACATCGATTACTCAAGAGTAAGCAAGTACTTACTTTAACGCATGTACTTCTGGGCGGAAGTCATATTCCAGAGGAACTTGCTCTTCAAGCTCAACAGATGGGCATCGAAACTTGGTTGGGGTATGGCATGACAGAAGCGGCTTCAACGGTGACTGCAAAACCTGTTGATGCAAGCAGCACTTCTGGTTTCGTGCTTAATCATCGTCAATTGAAAATTGAAAACCAACGTATCTATATTGGAGGTGACACCCTCGCTTCCGGTTATTACCATCAAGGTAAATTAACGCCTTTGGTGGATGAGAGCGGTTGGTTTGATAGTAAAGATCTCGGCCAATGGGACGGCGAACAAGTGTCGATAATTGGCCGCGCCGACAATCAATTTATTTCTGGCGGTGAAAACATCCACTGTGAAGAAATTGAGCGAGCACTCAACCAATTAGCTGAAGTTAAACAAGCTTTTGTGGTCCCTGTAGAAGATGGTGAATTTGGCTTTAGACCTATTGCGATCGTCGACTGTGACGAACTACCTACCAGAGATTGGTTTGCAGAACAGTTACAAAAGAGCCTAGAGCGATTCAAATTTCCTATCGAGTATTATCAAATGCCTGAGCAAGAGCAGCAGGGCATTAAGGTATCTAGGTCGGGCTTGGCATCTTGGTTGTTCCAACACAGGAAGTCAAAATAA
- the menD gene encoding 2-succinyl-5-enolpyruvyl-6-hydroxy-3-cyclohexene-1-carboxylic-acid synthase, giving the protein MNHDQAVLNRVWCNTLLEELARSGVEHVCVAPGSRSTPLTLEAEANPKLTLHTHFDERGLGFLALGLAKASDKPVAVIVTSGTAVANLLPATAESGLTREKLILLTSDRPIDLVDCGANQAIQQQGIFSSHVETALNLPSPTTQVSLNWLLTSVDNALAKQRSVGGAIHINCPFPEPLYLSNNTEMYAEYTSSVAGWKSGIGCYSQTFLPSHLNTQPIAPGEYLERKGVVILGSLDIGQAKKAQQFATVLGWPVFCDPQSGVTSDWKNYDLWMQSDAAKAQLSQCDFILQFGERIVSKRLNQWIKVQAALFSPSQYVVVSPDSHRINQDHLPQIHIVANIEQWLSEQHLPSLLGEHAAWATPLIEVANTVQQLALAQISNNDQLTELSVAVDLSSRLKDRELFVGNSLMVRLVDMLSSISANQVYSNRGASGIDGLVATAAGVMKANQNPLMMLIGDTSLLYDLNSLALLTHNTTPMVIVVTNNDGGAIFDLLPVPEQQKQSLYQLPHGFNFEHAAAQFQLGYAAPETLNCYQNIIEQHFEQGQGTLLVEVKTPPEQASTLLKQFSSMLTEALA; this is encoded by the coding sequence ATGAACCACGACCAAGCCGTATTAAACAGAGTTTGGTGTAACACATTACTTGAAGAGCTTGCACGCAGCGGTGTGGAACATGTTTGTGTTGCGCCGGGCTCTCGCTCAACGCCGTTAACTCTCGAAGCTGAAGCTAACCCCAAGTTAACCTTACACACGCATTTTGATGAGCGTGGTCTTGGTTTTCTTGCTTTAGGTCTGGCGAAGGCGAGCGACAAACCCGTTGCAGTGATTGTGACCTCTGGAACTGCTGTTGCGAATCTTCTACCTGCCACGGCTGAATCTGGGCTAACACGAGAGAAACTTATTTTACTGACCTCAGATCGACCTATTGATTTAGTCGACTGTGGTGCTAACCAAGCAATTCAGCAGCAGGGTATCTTTTCTTCCCATGTTGAAACGGCGCTAAACCTACCAAGCCCAACCACGCAAGTTTCTTTGAACTGGCTTCTGACATCGGTTGATAACGCACTCGCGAAACAACGCAGTGTCGGCGGAGCCATTCATATCAATTGCCCGTTCCCTGAGCCGCTTTATTTATCAAATAACACTGAAATGTATGCAGAGTACACATCCAGTGTCGCTGGGTGGAAGTCGGGAATAGGTTGTTACAGCCAAACGTTTCTACCTAGTCATCTGAACACGCAACCCATCGCTCCGGGTGAGTACCTTGAGCGAAAGGGAGTGGTTATTCTCGGTTCGCTAGATATTGGACAAGCGAAAAAAGCTCAGCAGTTTGCCACTGTATTAGGTTGGCCAGTTTTTTGTGACCCTCAATCAGGTGTCACAAGTGATTGGAAAAATTATGATTTATGGATGCAAAGTGATGCAGCCAAAGCGCAGCTTAGCCAATGTGATTTTATCCTTCAGTTTGGTGAGCGCATCGTTTCTAAACGTCTTAATCAATGGATAAAAGTGCAAGCCGCTCTGTTTAGTCCATCACAATACGTTGTGGTTTCACCTGATTCGCACCGCATTAATCAAGACCATCTGCCTCAAATTCATATCGTCGCAAACATCGAACAATGGCTATCAGAGCAGCATTTACCAAGCTTACTGGGTGAACATGCTGCTTGGGCGACGCCTTTAATAGAAGTCGCGAATACGGTTCAGCAGTTAGCATTGGCGCAAATCTCTAATAACGACCAATTGACAGAGTTGAGTGTTGCCGTTGACTTGTCGTCTAGACTTAAAGACAGAGAGTTGTTTGTGGGAAACAGCTTGATGGTAAGGCTGGTGGATATGCTGTCATCAATATCTGCGAATCAAGTTTATAGCAATCGTGGCGCATCGGGCATTGATGGCTTGGTAGCGACGGCTGCGGGCGTGATGAAAGCCAACCAGAATCCTTTGATGATGCTGATTGGTGATACCTCTTTGTTGTATGACCTCAATTCACTGGCGCTACTCACTCATAACACAACGCCAATGGTTATTGTGGTCACCAATAACGACGGCGGTGCAATCTTTGACTTGTTGCCGGTTCCCGAGCAACAAAAACAGTCTCTTTATCAACTGCCTCATGGTTTCAACTTTGAACATGCTGCTGCGCAATTCCAGCTCGGTTATGCGGCGCCAGAAACTTTAAATTGCTATCAAAATATTATCGAACAACATTTCGAACAGGGGCAGGGTACCTTGCTCGTTGAAGTTAAGACCCCTCCCGAGCAAGCGTCTACTTTACTAAAACAATTCAGTTCAATGCTTACCGAGGCATTAGCCTAA